The genomic stretch TTGAATCTCGCCTTTTTGATTCACTGATCCTGTGACCGCCAGGTCCTGCCTGATCGGCTGACCCGACAGCGATGACAAAAGGGCGTATATCTCAGTCGAAGAAGCCGAGTCTCCATCCACGCCACCGTATGATTGCTCAAAGCAAATAGATGCTGACACAAACAGCGGCTTGTTATTCGCGTATCTGCTCCGCATGAAGCCGGAGAGGATCAACACTCCCTTGTTGTGGGTCGGTCCCGAAAGCTCAGCTTCCCGCTCGATGTTAATCACACCGCTCTTGCCGACAGCAGTCGTTGTTGTGATGCGAGTAGGTTTACCGAACGCATACTGTCCCAGATCGTAAACGGAGAGGCCATTTATCTGACCGACGACCGACTTGTCGGTATCGATCATAATTGTCCCCTCGTCAATCATTTCGCCCAGCCTCTCTTCCGGAAGATTCATCCTTTTCTTCCAGTTCTCAATCGCTGTACGTATGTGCTCATAAGTAACATGCTCCGCGCTGTCTTTGCCTGCCCAGTAATCCGCTTCACGCAGAAGGTCAGAGATCAGATTGAACCTTGTAGTGAGCTTATTCTGTCGCCCCGCGATTCTGACTCCGTACTCGACAATACCGGCGATGCCTGATCTGTCGAATGGTCTGAGCCCGTCACGGTCGCAGATTTTCGAGATGAACTTCACATATTCGTCGACAGCATGATCGTCGCGTTTCATATCACGATCGAACTGCGCCAGCACCTTGAAAATCTTCTTGAAGTCCTCGTCTGCAAAGAAGAGAAGATCGTACATCTGGTGATCGCCGATCATCAGTACTTTGACATCGACATCCACAGGTTGCGGTTTCAGAGCTGACCCTGACAGCATGTGAAATGGATCATAGCTCTGTATCTCGACCTGTCCGTTTCGCAGGGTACGTTTCAATGCCGGCCAGACGCCTGGTTCTATCAAGGCATCGATCGCGTTCAGAACCAGATATCCACCAGATGCTTTGAGCAGGGAGCCTGCCTTGATCCTTGTGAAATCTGTGCGGAAAGATCTTCCGCCGTCAGACTCGCGCTCAATCATTCCGAAAAGATTTCTGTAATTGGGGTTTGTCTCGACAACAATCGGAGGCCCTGTGGTCTTTGAGTTATCCACCATCACGTTGACACGATAGGCAAGGAATGGATCTGCCTCGCGCTTTCTCTGACCCGCTTGGTCCTCGGGCTTAGCGCTTCCTTTCTCTTTCATGAAGAGCGAAATGTTTTTGAGCACATCCTCGCTGACATCATCAAGATACTTGTGTAGACTCTCCGATTCGAATTCCGACTTCAACACTTTTATAAGTTCATTCACTATCGGCCCGGTGCGCTTCTTCTCGAGCTGCCGGAGTGTCTCTTCGAGCTTGAGTACAACATCGCGATTCTCTTTGAAAACTTCGTGCAGGCGGCTCTCGAGCTCGCCATATTTCTTCTCGAATTTCCGAAGTGTCTCCTCCGGAACCTTCTCCTCTCTCACCAGAACCTCGAGTTCATCGAAAGAGAGCGACTTGCCGTCGATGACCGGATGAAGATCCGGTTTCACATATGGGCCTACCTGCACCTGGACCAGGACGAAACTGTGTTCGGCGATTTCTTTCTCGAAAGCCTGCAGCATTTCCTTTTGCTTCGCCAAAAACGTCCGCACAATGTTCTTTCTGTGTTCCTGGAACTTCTCGGACTCGAATAGACTCGTGATATTCTGTACCAGATCATCGACAAGACGGATCATTGCGAGTTTGAATCTGCAGCCGTCACCGGCAGGCAAAAGAACTGCGGTGGGCAGATCAGCGTCCTTGAAATTGTGGAGATAGACTATGTCAGGAGGAAGACCTCTGAGCGTGTCAATCGTTTCGAGGAGATGTTTAACCGTAGTCGTGCGACCGGTTCCGGCAAGGCCCGAGATAAAAATGTTGTAACCCTGGCGGTGCACCTCAAGGCCAAGCTTTATGGCATTGACAGCTCTTTCCTGGCCGATAATGACATCGTCAGGCTCCACTCCCTTACTATTGTCATATCTCAAAGACCCCGGGTCACATCGCCATCTTAATTGCTCAGGTTTAAGCTCTTTCGCAGAATTCGGAGTAGGCATTGGATCCTCCATTTGTCATACTCTAACAACGGGATAGATAATTCGTTGTTGCGGCATTTGCAATGTTTTTGTGATGCACACACGCTAATCGTCGGAGAATGCACTGGAATTGCCATTGAATTTGTTGGCGCAGTGCAACATCCGCGGCTGCAATGCGTTTAAGTGTAAAGCCAACGTGAACCAGCAACGGAGGAGAATATGCTGAGAATGTGCATCATCGTGACATCGATCCTGATTCTGACACTGCTTGCGACTCTACCATCGCTGGCTGCCGACACGGTGAAGAAAGTCCCCACAAGAGATGAGATAGAGGACAAATACAAGTGGAACCTCGAAGATATCTACGCGTCTACTGCAGCTTGGGAGGCCGATCTCGCGAATGCTGAGTCGATGCTTCCGGCGATTGACTCCTTCAAGGGGCGTCTCGGCGAATCGGGAGGCACGCTGTTCGATTTCCTGAAACTCCACGAGAAGCTCTGGATAACCGTCGATCAGTTGTATGTGTATTCGTACATGAAACTCGATTCCGATACCCGTCAATCGCAGTACCAGGAGCTTTCCGATAGAATCGGGGCATTCGATACTCGCGTTGTAGCTGCTGAGTCCTTTGTTCGCCCAGAGATTCTCGCAATCGAGCCGTCGAAACTTCAAGGATTCTTCAGTCAAACGCCTAAGCTCGGAGACTTCCGGCATTATCTCGAGGATATTCAGAGAGCAAGAGAACATACGCTCACACCTGAAGCCGAGGAAGTATTGGCATCGGCAGGAAACATCGCACGAGGCCCGAACAAGCTTTTTACAATGCTCGATGATGCAGACATCGAGTACGGGACTATCACCGACGAGAATGGGAACAAGGTGGAATTGACGAAAGAGAGATACCACAAGATTCTCGAATCTGAGAACCGTCAGGTAAGACGGGAGGCAAGCGAGGTCTATAACGGCGCGTACAAGAATTACATGAACACACTTGCTGCAAACCTTTCGAACTCGGTCTATTCAGATGTCTTCTTTGCTAAATCTCGTAAATACGGTTCGACCCTCGATTACAGACTTGACCAATACAATATACCGCCCTCGGTCGTAGAGAATCTTGTGGCTGCTACAAATGCGAACTTTGCCCCTCTGCACCGGTATACTGCCCTGCAAAAGAAAGTCCTCGGCTACGACACACTCTTCACCTACGACACCTCCGTGCCGCTCGTGAAGGGAGTTGAATTCGAAATACCGTGGGATGAGGCTGTTGAGATGGTCAAGAAAGCTACCGAGCCGCTCGGAAAGCAGTATTCGGCTGATTTGGCCAATGGTTTCAATTCGGGATGGATCGATGTCTATGAAACCGAAGGGAAATCGTCCGGAGCGTATTCATGGGGTGCTTATGGCACGCATCCGTACGTGCTGATGAATTATAACGGCACAGTCAATGCTGCGTCGACTCTCGCGCATGAGATGGGTCACGCCATGCATTCGTTCTATTCCAAGCAGAATCAGAGTTATACAAATGCGAATTATGCCACTTTTGTTGCTGAGGTTGCCTCGACCGTCAACGAAATCCTTCTCAACGACTATCTGATGAAGACGATTCTGGACAAGAACCAGAAGAAGTATGTCGTGAACAAGTTTATAGAGACAGTACTCGGTACCTATTACGTTCAGGTCATGTTTCATGAGTTTGAAGCAGAAACACATGACGTTGTGGAGAATGGAGGCTCGCTTTCATCCGAATCTATGACGGCGATGTATCATGAGATATTTCAGAAGTATTTCGGCCCCGATCTCTACATTCCTGAAGGGCGGGATATCGGCTGGGCACGGATTTCACACTTCTACAGTGCATTCTATGTCTATCAATACGCCACCAGTTTCTCGGCGGCGACGATGATTGCGAGCAGAATTCTGGAAGGCGACACCAAGGCGCGCGATGCTTATCTCGAAATGCTGCACTCCGGCGGCAATGATTATCCGATTGAGCTTCTGAAGAAGGCGGGTGTCGATATGACCAAACCGGACGCCATAAACAGTGTTCTTACGCTGTTCGATACGCTCGTCGGGGAGATGGAAGAACTGACGCTGAATTGATAAGCCGGCAGGCGAGTGCAACGGTGATGTTCCATCACTCAACCATTGATTCATGTGAGGGTGGAAGGGCTCGAACCTTCGGCCCTCTGCTTAAAAGGCAGATGCTCTACCACTGAGCTACACCCCCACAAATCAGTCGGGAATATACGTATATACGTCTCATTGTCAATCGGTATGAGGAAAAAACTTATCCACCCCATCAGCTCCCTTCACTTACTGGCAATCTGTTGACTTGGCCATTTACTCCGTGCAGGCTCGCTCTGTTCAGTATGATGGATCTCCGATAGAACATGCTGAGTATGGAATGGAATTCTATCTAGATTCTCTGATCTCCCCGATCAACCTGTCGGCAAAGCTGATTTCATTCTTGATTGCGTTGAGAGAATGCTCGAATAGAACTCTGATATGGAGTTTCAGGTTATCGCCTCCGGATTCCCTGTAGCGGCTCTCGATTTGTGCTGCATAATCTGTCAGAGCTCTCTTTCTATTGCCTAACGCGACGACTATCTCATCTCTGTCAAGAAAGGGGATGCCTGCGATTCCAAGATCAAACCTGCTGTCGTTTACCTGCGCCGATGACAACGCATCGACCATTTCAGCCTTAAGTCTCTCTTTCCCGGAAGGTGTGATGCTGAACATTTTTGGAGGCGGCCCTTTGCCTTGCTTGTGAGTATCCAGGAACGACTCAACCAGTTTCTTGCTTGCGAGTTTGGTCAGGCCGACATATATCGGTGTACTCCCGACATCCACCCAGTCCCGGTAGCCGCGCTCGGCTATCAGTCTATTGATCTGGTAGCCTGATATTGACTTCTGCTGGCTAACGATCTGCAGGAGCATGAGTTCAATGTTGGTTAAGTTATTGTTATTCATAACCTGCCCTATAGAGCGCTACCGTAATATTACATATATGATTTAATATGTCAATCAAGAATCTTGGGTCCCGTTCCTGAAAGAAAAAAGGGCGGCAGATTTGTATCTGCCGCCCGGATATTGTAAACTGACCGATCGATCATCACTTCATCAGATGTTCCATCGTGAAGGTGTAGCTCTTGGTCAGGTCGAAGATGATCTGTTTCTTGAATGAACCACCGTGGCCTGCCTCGGTCTCCTCGTAGTACCAGACTGGCTTCCCGAGTCTGGAGAGCACATACGCGAACCGTCTTGGATCTGACGGCGGCACGCGTGGATCATTAAAGCCGGCTGTTACCAGAATCGGCTTGGTTAGATTTTCCGCCTTGAAGATGGGTGTGAGCTTGTGTGTGAGATCGCTTCCAACCGGTCCCATTTCTCTTTCCCATCCTGCAGAGAATGCCTGATTCTTCGAGTGAGTGTTTGTCCAGTCAACATCGGAGACGCCGACATCAGATACGCCGCACGCGAGTTTATCAGGACAGGTTGTTGTCAGCCAGTCAACTATGTATCCGCCATAGGATGCTCCCCAGACAGCGATCTTGTCGGGTCTGGAGTAACCATTGTCGATCAGGTAATCGAGTGCCGCTTCGCAATCGAGCAGAGACGCGAATCTGCCCTCGAGATTGTCCGCTCGCTCGTAGGCGGGACCGTAGCCGGTCGATCCGCGGACATTCGGGAACATCATTACAAAGCCTTTGCTGAGAGCAAAAGCAATATTGCGCTGGAAGTAGGGTCTGCTCTGCCCCGGAGGCCCGCCGTGGTAGTTGACGATGGCCGGGTTTGATCCATCCATCTTGGCACTTACCGGTTTGTACAGCAATGCCGGGATCTCGGTGCCATCTTCTGACTTGTATCGGATCACTTGCACTTCTATGCCCGAGAAATCGAATCCGAAGGTCGAGACTTTGCCGATCTGCTTGAGGCCGGTGTCACCCAGAGCGAATGAGAACGCCGTCGGAGGAGTTGTCGGCGATGAGTATCCGAATACTACTTTGCCTAGATCATTTGATGATATTGCGCTGGCGACGCCGATCTTCGGCTGCGGAACCGGGATGACTTTGCCGGTCATGTCAAATGCAGCCATCTCAGAGTAGCCATCCAGGTTGAGAGCCGTGACGACAACACCTTTCTTCCTGATAAAGGTGAAATCTTCGGTCTCTTTCTTTGGGTCATAAATGACTTTGAATTCCTTCGGTTTGGCGGGGTCGAGCATACAAAACTTCATGAACTCATCATCATTGGATTTCGCCGAAGTCAGCGTGATCATCTTTCCATCATCGGTGAATCCCGCTCCCCAGACGAGCGTCGTATCGGAAAGGTCCGTCACTTTGCCGGAACTCAAGTCGAGCATCGCCAACTGAGTTTCCGAGAAAGAGATATACCGCAGGAACGCCAGCTTACTCTTGTAGTAATCGAGCGGATAGAATGCACCCGGCTCGGAGTAAATAGTGTCGAGCTTGGCTGTCGACATTGTGTAGCGTCCGATACGCATCTGATCGGTCTGGATATACAAATAGAACTGGTCAGGATTGTCCTCATCGAATATCAATCCGCTATACCGCTCAGTCCTGCTTTGGAGCAACGGTTTGAACTGACCGTTTCTCTCGAAACGCCAAATGTCATGCATCTCGTCGCCAAATACATTGACAGTCACCAGAACGAAATCACCGGACGGATGGACGCTGAAGCCACTAATTATGATGCCTTCGTCGGTCCAGTTGTTCGGTGTAAACTGAATCGGCCAGCCCATCGGACCATCCATGTAAAATATCGCCTGACTTTCGCCCGTGATTCTCATCTGGAAATAGATGCGACCCGTGTTGTCGATCTGCGGATCGGTAACGAGATCGATACCGAGCAGAAATGACAGATCGGTCATTGTCGGTTCCCAGAATTTCGAGGATTCGAGCATCTGAATCGTGACAGCTTCCGTGCTGTCGATGTAAGCGAGGATTTTGGTTGTGTCGGTAGTGACCCAGGGATCAATTTCGGTGAGAATCGATTCGACCTTGTCCGAACCGAGCGCTGTGATAGCAGAGGGAATCAGTAAGAGAAGGATAACAATCCCTAACGTTATCATTCTGAACATGCGCACCTCCTATGTGGTTCAATTTTCGCCAAGATATATATTACGGCTCCGAGGGGCAAGTTGTTTCACCGAGAATCCCGGACTGAAGGGTTTATTAGAAAAGTCATGCGCATCGCATAATCCGTCATTGC from Candidatus Zixiibacteriota bacterium encodes the following:
- a CDS encoding prolyl oligopeptidase family serine peptidase, translating into MFRMITLGIVILLLLIPSAITALGSDKVESILTEIDPWVTTDTTKILAYIDSTEAVTIQMLESSKFWEPTMTDLSFLLGIDLVTDPQIDNTGRIYFQMRITGESQAIFYMDGPMGWPIQFTPNNWTDEGIIISGFSVHPSGDFVLVTVNVFGDEMHDIWRFERNGQFKPLLQSRTERYSGLIFDEDNPDQFYLYIQTDQMRIGRYTMSTAKLDTIYSEPGAFYPLDYYKSKLAFLRYISFSETQLAMLDLSSGKVTDLSDTTLVWGAGFTDDGKMITLTSAKSNDDEFMKFCMLDPAKPKEFKVIYDPKKETEDFTFIRKKGVVVTALNLDGYSEMAAFDMTGKVIPVPQPKIGVASAISSNDLGKVVFGYSSPTTPPTAFSFALGDTGLKQIGKVSTFGFDFSGIEVQVIRYKSEDGTEIPALLYKPVSAKMDGSNPAIVNYHGGPPGQSRPYFQRNIAFALSKGFVMMFPNVRGSTGYGPAYERADNLEGRFASLLDCEAALDYLIDNGYSRPDKIAVWGASYGGYIVDWLTTTCPDKLACGVSDVGVSDVDWTNTHSKNQAFSAGWEREMGPVGSDLTHKLTPIFKAENLTKPILVTAGFNDPRVPPSDPRRFAYVLSRLGKPVWYYEETEAGHGGSFKKQIIFDLTKSYTFTMEHLMK
- the pepF gene encoding oligoendopeptidase F gives rise to the protein MLRMCIIVTSILILTLLATLPSLAADTVKKVPTRDEIEDKYKWNLEDIYASTAAWEADLANAESMLPAIDSFKGRLGESGGTLFDFLKLHEKLWITVDQLYVYSYMKLDSDTRQSQYQELSDRIGAFDTRVVAAESFVRPEILAIEPSKLQGFFSQTPKLGDFRHYLEDIQRAREHTLTPEAEEVLASAGNIARGPNKLFTMLDDADIEYGTITDENGNKVELTKERYHKILESENRQVRREASEVYNGAYKNYMNTLAANLSNSVYSDVFFAKSRKYGSTLDYRLDQYNIPPSVVENLVAATNANFAPLHRYTALQKKVLGYDTLFTYDTSVPLVKGVEFEIPWDEAVEMVKKATEPLGKQYSADLANGFNSGWIDVYETEGKSSGAYSWGAYGTHPYVLMNYNGTVNAASTLAHEMGHAMHSFYSKQNQSYTNANYATFVAEVASTVNEILLNDYLMKTILDKNQKKYVVNKFIETVLGTYYVQVMFHEFEAETHDVVENGGSLSSESMTAMYHEIFQKYFGPDLYIPEGRDIGWARISHFYSAFYVYQYATSFSAATMIASRILEGDTKARDAYLEMLHSGGNDYPIELLKKAGVDMTKPDAINSVLTLFDTLVGEMEELTLN
- a CDS encoding AAA family ATPase, encoding MPTPNSAKELKPEQLRWRCDPGSLRYDNSKGVEPDDVIIGQERAVNAIKLGLEVHRQGYNIFISGLAGTGRTTTVKHLLETIDTLRGLPPDIVYLHNFKDADLPTAVLLPAGDGCRFKLAMIRLVDDLVQNITSLFESEKFQEHRKNIVRTFLAKQKEMLQAFEKEIAEHSFVLVQVQVGPYVKPDLHPVIDGKSLSFDELEVLVREEKVPEETLRKFEKKYGELESRLHEVFKENRDVVLKLEETLRQLEKKRTGPIVNELIKVLKSEFESESLHKYLDDVSEDVLKNISLFMKEKGSAKPEDQAGQRKREADPFLAYRVNVMVDNSKTTGPPIVVETNPNYRNLFGMIERESDGGRSFRTDFTRIKAGSLLKASGGYLVLNAIDALIEPGVWPALKRTLRNGQVEIQSYDPFHMLSGSALKPQPVDVDVKVLMIGDHQMYDLLFFADEDFKKIFKVLAQFDRDMKRDDHAVDEYVKFISKICDRDGLRPFDRSGIAGIVEYGVRIAGRQNKLTTRFNLISDLLREADYWAGKDSAEHVTYEHIRTAIENWKKRMNLPEERLGEMIDEGTIMIDTDKSVVGQINGLSVYDLGQYAFGKPTRITTTTAVGKSGVINIEREAELSGPTHNKGVLILSGFMRSRYANNKPLFVSASICFEQSYGGVDGDSASSTEIYALLSSLSGQPIRQDLAVTGSVNQKGEIQPIGGVNEKIEGFFEVCKARGLTGNQGVLIPHQNVKDLMLKPEVVGAVTNGEFHVYPVETIDQGIELLTGIPAGDPLEDGSYPEGTINRMVDDRLIEYAVIMKNYPGGA
- a CDS encoding PadR family transcriptional regulator; this encodes MNNNNLTNIELMLLQIVSQQKSISGYQINRLIAERGYRDWVDVGSTPIYVGLTKLASKKLVESFLDTHKQGKGPPPKMFSITPSGKERLKAEMVDALSSAQVNDSRFDLGIAGIPFLDRDEIVVALGNRKRALTDYAAQIESRYRESGGDNLKLHIRVLFEHSLNAIKNEISFADRLIGEIRESR